The Sorex araneus isolate mSorAra2 chromosome 9, mSorAra2.pri, whole genome shotgun sequence genomic interval AAGTGCGGGTCATTTTCCACTGGAAAATGCACAACAAAGATTGAAAATAACATCGAAGACAAGaagctttcacacacacacacacacacacacacacacacacacacacacacacttgaactCTTTCCATGAAACCAGAACAGATATTTACTGCGCTTCTAAGACACTCCCCGAGCTCCTGAGCACGTGTGGCCCCGACACCTGCCCTCCAAAGAGCCCCCCCATACCTCTTCTCCAGGTGAAGGAGACGACGCCCAGAAACTCTCAGCACACTCAGCACCAAGCCCCCCCCAGCTGTGTGGGCACTCCAAAGAGAAATCTCTTCCCACTGACAGCCCAGTGCCCCTTGCATTTGAGGAACATTCTAGAACTtcccagaacattccagaaagtTCACCTCCCACAGTTGGGAACTGAGTGCTACAAACTGTTGTCCTCCTCTCTTTTCCCATCCCCCAGCACCTTCTGCACCCCCCAAGGTGATCTGAGGAGCCTTGGCTGCCATGAGGTTTGGAGGTGGGTTCTCGGGGAGATGAGGGCCTCAGGGGTTAGAAGAGGTGATCCCCCCTCAGGGCAGAGACAGTCAGCTTACAGGAGTGCCCAGGAGCCAACATGTCCATCACATGGAGTCGGCTCTTCTGGGGTGCTGCTACCTGCCCATGTGACCCATGAAGCCTGGACATTGGGGGTCTCCTTGGCCCTTTACCTCGCATCACATGGGGAGGAGTCATCTCGACCACAGGAGCACTTTTCACGGGCATTGGGACCATCGGCGTGGGGGATGGGCTGGCCCAGGAGGGGATGGAGCCCGGGGCAACTTTGCTGCCATAGTACAGGGcacctggggagagagacagagacagacagagaggaacagacacagagagagagagagagagagagagagagatcacggCTCCAAGTTCGTTGCTTCTCTGTCTGAGGCTAGCCGGGATTATGCCCGCGATGGCCTCCCTTGAAACTGATGCTGAatctttcctctgtccctctaatAACACATAATACCGGCAACCGCATGAAAAACTTCACTTAGCCATCTTTTCCTCAAACCATATTTGCATTGTGCTGACCATTTGTTTGCTCATAGAGATTTAAGTTAATTAACTTGGGGGGTCGGGCGTTGGGTCATCCTCGGAGGTCTTAGGACTTAGCCCtgagttcagggctcactccggccgggggtggggctcaggcaagcgccctccccactgcactgtctcgaCCCTGGCCGTGCTTCTAAGTGGACGCCCTGGGCCGTGTGTTAGTTTCCAGGACCCTGAACGTTGAACTGTGGGGCAGCTACGGGACAGGATGGAAGGGGTGAGGAGTGCGGGGTGAGCTGGGGCCTCTGGGACGGGCGTGCAGATGCCCCGTACCTGAGCAGCAGGATGGGTCCTGGGGTGGGGAGTCGGCCAGCATGCGCTCGTCCCCTGCCTCGCTCTCTATCACCATGGCGGTCAGCGGGGTCACGATGTGGTGCTCCAGCGACATCTGCAGGGCCTGCCTGGTGATGGCCCTCTTGGCGGCGGCCGTGGGCGCCAGGCTCctgcgtggggggcggggggctcaggtGGCAGCAGCCGCGGGCCAGACCCTCGCCCAGGGCCCCGCCTGTGCGAGCCCAAACCATGGTTTTCACGGAGACCGTCGAGGTTCGTGGTGAGACTGGTCACTCCTCCCCCACGGCCCCCTTCGCCAGTGCCCCAGCCTCACACAGCAGCCCACGGTGGCCACTGGCGTCACGCCTGGCGTGGGGCCTTCCACGGACAGACGGACGCCCTGCATGCCCTGAGGCGCTCCAGACGTCAGTGGCCCTGGTCTCTGGGGCTCACCGCGTCCCTCCTCTCACCCACCCGCCTGCTGGTGACCATGGGCGTGTTGACAgggattttaaaaagaattagtgTTCAACTGTTGCAGCAGAAGGTAACCTTTGAACTGTTttatctgggggagggggagtgtttGGGTTTTACACCCCGTGGcgcccagggactgtccctggccctgtgctcaggagtgacccctggtggtgctcgggaggcaGTGCAGTCCAGGGGTCAAGCCAGCTCAGGGCTTTGCACACCCTGTACACTCTCTCCAGTCACAGCCCGGACAGCCTTGTCCATTGCAAGGACCTCGAGCGGCCGGCTCCACCCCTGCTCAGAGCCGCAGGCGGAGAGGCACCAAGGCCCGCGGAGTCTGGGGCCTCCGAGTCTCCCGTGTCTTTTGGGTCAAATGCACTCGGGGGTGTTTCAGGAAAGTGGGGAGGGGTCCTCTATGGCTTCAAGCCTGCGGCCTGTGCCCAGATCTGCggagggagccctgggctcctctccagccccctccccccgaggACCCCTCCCTCAGTTTAGAAACGAGCTCTTGACGCAGGTCTGCTGGACGCCAGGGCTGGACACTGCCCAGAGGGCCTCATCGCAGCTGCCGCCCACCTTTTGCACGACCTGCGCAGTTCACAGGAGCCAACGCAAGTGGACGAGGCATGGCCGGGCAGCACAGCACATGGGGAAGGACGGGTGTGGCTCGTGACAGAGGGAGCGGCCAGAGCTCACCGAGAGGGCCCTGGGAGGGACCCCCAGCTGGGGCGCGAGCTCCTTCAGAGACGGGAGGCGGGCCAGCCTGCGGAAGGGGCCACTGCCTGGACGTCACATGTGACAGTCACGGGGCCGCACGCACAGTACGTTCTCTGCATGTCCCAGCCCCGAGAAAGGACACAGCACCCAGCTCAGAGCCACAGCAGGAAGGTCCAGGCCCTCGGGTATCTGGAAACTTCGTTGCCTGCCTCTTTGCTCCACGCTCAGGTCCCCCTCGCGCGGGCTCTGAGCCTCACCGCTCGGCCAGCAGCTGGTTGATGGTCAGGTAGGCCCACAACTTCTTGGTGAAGTCGGGGTCTGCATGCTTGTCGTTGGAGAGAAAGTCCTCCAGGTCCTCCATCTGGCCCAGGGTCTCCAGGACCAAGTCCGTGTTCGCCTGAGGGAGAACCGGGCAAGAAGCGGCACAGTGGGTCCCAGAGAGGCTTAGGGCCAGGGGAGGGAATGCAGAAGAGGCACCAAGGACCCCCGGGAGGTGGAAGGCAGAGCCCTGGGAGCCTGGGCTGCAGAAACAAGGCCTGGGACAACCCCAGGTCCAGGGAGCTGATGCCTCATCTTCCCTAAACGCTTTTGCCGGCTGACGAGCCTCTTGGAAAGCAGAGCACGAGACTCGGGGGGGACCAATGGGCATTTTCAGAACAAGCACGAAAGCAGAAGTTACCGAAGTTGCAGTGACAAAGCTTTGGATTTGCTCCAATTTGTTCCGATCGAATTTTCCTGCCACTACAATCTCTGAGCCGCTGAAATAGTTATGGAAGCTGTTTTGTGTGACGTCCGTCACTGCCGTCTGGGGGTAGTTGAACTGGACGTTCCGGAGCAAGGGGGTAGAGACCTGGTTGTAGAATTTCTAGGAATCGTAGAATGAAATCAGAaaagggaggggccggagcgatagcacagcggggagggcgtttgccttgcatgcggccgacccgggttcgatccccggcatcccatatggtcccccaagcaccgccaggggtaattcctgagtgcagagccaggagtaacccctgagcacctgagcactgctgggtatgacccaaaaaagaaaaaaaatcagaagagggAGAGATCATTCCTTCCCTCCCGTGTCAGGGATCTACCGCGTTTCTCTCTGTGATGCCTCCAGTGCTTAGCAGCTGGGCCGCCGAATGGCCAGAGCAGACCCGTGGAGAACTGGGCACGGGGCAGTTCTCAGGTGGCCTGAGATGTGGACTCTCAGGCTTGGGAGTGTGTcagatttatttctctatttggggtctgggccacaccctgcagtgctcagggcttggtgctcgctctgtgctcggggatcaccgctggtgggcttgggggaccgtatggggtggtGGGTTTCGACCATGGGAGGGGGAGGCCCTCACGCCACGCCCTGGGGTGGGAGTCAggggcagcaggggtgaggcggCACCTTGAGCTGTGATGCCGTCTCCTGGTTCCCATAGATCCGCTGAGCAATGCCGCGGTTCTCGTTGGAGAGTCGCTTCAGGAAGTCATAGTCCACGTCGAACCCGATCCCCAGGCTGAACAGAGAGACGTTGTCTGGGATGCTCTGCTTCACGTTCCTCTGGATCTTGGACAGCTTGAGCTCGCCTgcgggaaggaggagggggaggcgggtTCGGGGAGCCCGGGGGGGCTGCAAGTGTGTCCGCGTGAGGGGAGggagcccccggcccagcccacgGGGCATTTCCGCGAGGGCACAGGCCGgagtgcagtgggcaggaacGCACTTTGTTGGGGCGGCTTGTTGGGGGCCAGGGTGCTCgcgggggcagtgctggggctcagagCAGGGGCCCTTGAGGAGTGCTCCGAGTCCCCGTCTGGCTCAGAGCGGGAGCGTTTATCACGCggtaacgggggggggggggggtggtgaccGCGGGACACTAGGGGGCGGGCGGCCCTGCAGTGGTCACACAGAATCAGCTAGGCGGGGGTCTCAGGCAGCAAGGCCAGGCCGAGCCAGGGCGTGTGGAAGGGGCGAGCGGGGGGGCCGCACAGGCCTGTCTGTCACCTCCCGCGTAGCAGGGCCGCCTCAGAGCTGCACCCGGTGTATGTCCTTCCcttctgtgtgtgcgtgcgtatgtgcgtatgtgtgtatgtgtgtgcatgtgtgtatgtgggcatgtgtgtcaATGTGTATGTGTTaatgtgtgtccatatgtgtgtatgtgtatgtgtatatgtatgtgtgtgcatgtgtgtatgtgggcatgtgtatCAATGTGTATGTGTTAATGTGTGTCCAtttgtgtgtacgtgtatgtgtgtatatgtatgtgtatgtatgtgcatctgtatatgtatgtgtatgtctgtatgtctgtgtgtatatgtgtgtgcatgtatatgtgtgtatgtgtgtgtctgtgtatatgtatatttgtgtgtatgtgtgtatgtgtatatgcatatatgcatgtgtatgtgtatatgcgtgtgtgtatgcatgtgtatgtgtgtatgcgtgtgtgtgtatgcatgtgtatgtgtgtatgcgtgtgtgtgtgtgtgtgcgtgagtgcgtgtgtgcCAAGGGTAAGGTTGTCCTCCTGAATGGTGATGTGGATCCTGGGCACCTTCTAGTGACTCTGGGCCCGTGAGAGGCTCGAGGCTGTGACTCCCCCGGGGGAACCTCCTGACCGGAGACGCTGAGGCACCTTGCGGGgctggggactgaccctgggGCCACAGCCGCGGCACCAGCCCTGGCCCCACCTGATGTGGAGTCTTCGTCTGACTGGCTGCGAGCGGCACTGACGCCAGGCACACAGGACAAGGGCCGCCCGTCTCAGGCCCGTCTCGGAGGCTCGGGACTGGGCACAAGGGCAGGGATGGGGCGAGACGGGCTTGACTGGCTGGCAGCCCTGACCACTTAGGGACCCAAGGACAGGCGCCGGCACTTCTGGGAGGGTGTGGCCGCCTAGCGGGtttgcggtgctcaggagacagaaGGTGCAGCAGGGATGCGGGGAGCAGGGGCACAACGCTTGGGGCCCAGAGCTCTGCGGCACCCGCGGCATGGACACCACCCGCACCACccgctcccccgcccctctcctctGCCGGAGGGGCCCAGGGTCCGCGCTGAGCCGGTGTCCCCCCGCAGACCCCACGTCAGGGCCAGGGGGCCACGACACTCGGGGCCGTCACGAGAACTGCTAGGGGACAGCCTAGTTGGGTGAGAAAGGCCCAgtggaggcctggggcagggcgggggcgcgggcagcagggggagggCCACTGACCGACGGTGGGGTCGCCGTCCGAGACCAGGATGATGAGCGAGACGGAGCTGGGCTCCAGCAGCCCCAGGCTACTGGCCTCGCTGAGGATGAAGATGGCCCGCAGCAGCGCCTCGTTGATGTTCGTGCCTGTGGAGGGGCCGTGGGTCCCGGTGACAATcccccgggggcggggctggcgcaGGGCCCGGGAGTGCTGTCCCGCCTCAGAGCTCTCAGGCCTGCCCTTGGTGAGAAGCTGCCTGGGAGACGGCTGAGCCCCTGGGGGCCCGCCTGGGCGCCCCCGGGCCTTGGCCCGGACAGCAGAGCTGTGCCGCCACCCTCCCCGGGCAGTGGGCGTGCTGGGCCCAGGGGGACGCTCCGTGCTGTCTCCCGGGGACTCGGTGCTCGCGGTGTTGGCAGCACAGCCGTGGGGCTGAGGTTGGGGGCGGGGCCCGCCTGCTCACCCCCGCTGGGCTGGATCTTCTCAATGTACTTCTTGGCGTCCGCCACCTGCGTCTTGGTGGCCGGGACCAGGTCGCCCCGCCAGGTCCGGATGTTGTGGTTGAAGTCGACCACGGAGAAGCGGTCCTCGGCGCGCAGGTCGTCCAGGATGGTCTTCATGGCCTCCACCGTCTGGgcggaagggaggggagggccgAGGGCCCCCTGCTGCCCGCCGCCCTGCCGCCGGGCTCCTGTTGCCCGCGCCCAGCCTGCTCTGCCCGGCTCCCAGCGAGGAGGGGCCCGTGCTCGCGGCACCGCCTGCCCGTCGCTGCTCCCGCGGCCCCTCCGAAGCCCCGGCTGTGCCCCGAGCGCCCGTGGGCGGAGCCCTCCCCGCCTGGCCTCCTGCGTGTTTGGTTTGCTTCGGGGGCCACATCTGCTGGCTCTcttcctcccagctcagtgctcagggatgactccaggtgggctcaggggaccctcgggggtgctgggacccaacctgggttggccgagtgcaggcaggcgccctccccgccgcgccgTGGCTCTAACCCGGCTCCCTCCATCCTTCATCACAGggtccctcctcctctccccactcctaGCTGCTGAGCCCCGAGGGTGCCCCgggcccctgccccggccccgtgTCCGCATCTCTGCAGGGCACAGTGCTCGCGGTTTCTCTCCCGCCTCGTTTCCCAGCGGGACTCGAGCCCTGCATCAGCCTGTCCGTGGGCCCTGGGGTCACAGGCCTGGGCCCGGGTGCTGAAGGGTGCGCTGTGGGGAGGGACAGCGGGCACTCACTTGCTTCATTTTGATCCCCCACATGGAGCCACTAACGTCGATGACAAACAGGATGTTCTTGGGAATGGGGTCCATGTTCTCCGGGGCGAAAAAGTGCACAAAGTAGCCATTAAAGACCTGAAAGGCAGACGGTGCTGTGAGGAGCTCTccctgggaaggggtgggagagcAGAGGAGGGGGGGACCATCAAGCACCTTGTGACTGTGGCCCTcaccctccagccccacagtcctgccctccccctgcactCCCTCAGCCTCCCTCACAATCCCGCCCCCTCAATCATTCACCCCTACACTCCCTCAGCCTCCCTCACACTCCCATCCCCTCAGTCATTCACCCCTACACTCCCTCAACCTCCCTCACACTCCCATCCCCTCAGTCATTCACCCCTACACTCCCTCAGCCTCCCTCACACTCCCATCTCCTCAATCATCACCCCTACACTCCCTCAGTCTCCTTCACACTCCCATCCCCTCAATCATTCACCCCTACACTCCCTCAGCCTCCCTCACACTCCCATCCCCTCAATCATTCACCCCTACACTCCCTCAGCCTCCCTCACACTCCCATCCCCTCAGTCATTCACCCCTACACTCCCTCAGCCTCCCTCACACTCCCATCCCCTCAATCATCACCCTAcactccctcaccctccctcacACTCCCATCCCCTCAATCATTCACCCCTACACTCCCTCAGCCTCCCTCACACTCCCATCCCCTCAGTCATTCACCCCTACACTCCCTCAGCCTCCCTCACACTCCCATCTCCTCAATCATCACCCTAcactccctcaccctccctcacACTCTCATCCCCTCAGTCACTCACCCCTACACTCCCTCAGCCTCCCTCACACTCCCATCTCCTCAATCATCACCCCTACACTCCCTCAGCCTCCCCATGCTCCcgtcccctcactgtcccctcaggaTGCTGGGAAAGAGGCCCCGGTGCTTGCCCCGCACCTGCAGCTCGCCGGCCTTCGCCTCCCTGCTCACGTCGTACACCACCACCAGCTCTCCGTCCACGGCCGTCTCCGCGCAGCTCGGGCACTTCCTCTGCTGGGCCACGGTGGGCCTGAAGGCCACGTGCgcctgggaggggcagggcgtCAGGCTccggggcgggcagggagaggggtgcccGCCTTGGCCGCGCCCGCGTGCACGATACCTTCTGCTGGCCCTTGGAGATGACCGGGACCCCCACGAAATGCCCGTCAAACGTGTCAGGAACGTGGAGAAACTGGATGCCCTGCGGCTCGATGATCCACACGTCCACCTGCAGGGGGCAGAGGCGTGGCCTGCCAGTCGCCTCCTCCTGGGGTCTCCCCACGTCTCCCCACACCTGACCCACCagccgggggcgggagggggacgcACGCCACCTGGTGGCTGCCGATGGCGTCAAAATGGAAGGAGGCCTGTGATATCACACGCCCGGGATCTCTCCCTGGTGGGGGACCCTCCTTGGCAGTCAGTGCGTTTCTCAAGTAAGAGATCCCAGTGAACACGCAAAATCCagggaagagggctggagcaacggcacagcgggagggcattttcccggcacgtggccgactcggctGGTCTGTCCCCGACATCCCATGtcgtcccctaagcaccactgggagtagttcctgagcccagagccaggagcagcccctgagcattgggggtgtgacccagaaaggaaaaaacaaaatgagagaagaataaaaatattagaaatagaagATACTCTACTGGGGGGAGCATGGGGGAGGCCaagcagaacaaaacagaaaagcagcAGAACTGTTTTCTTAATTAGGAAGACTGAAAAAAGCAGAGCCAAGGGTCTAAGTTCAAATTCTTGAATTGGAAGCATTTCCCGTAGCTTTATAGGTTGGCAGACTTAGActcaaatcttttattttattttattttatttttttgctttttgggtcacacccggcgatgctcaggggtcactcctggctctgcactcaggaattactcctggtgatgctcaggggaccatatgggatgctgggaatcgaacccgggttggccgcgtgcaaggcagaagtcctacccgctgtgctattgcccagcCCCCatcaaatcttttattttttaattaaatatttaaaaagaatttgggCCATGCCCCATGCCATGCCCATGCCAGGGGCCCGGGCTCGCCGTGCCGGGGTTGAGCCTGCCCCTGTGGGCTCTGCCTGTGTTGGTCTGGGCCAAGGTCCCGGGGCCCCAGAAAGCTCTCAGGGGGTCGTGCAGCAAGCAGAGACCACCGATGGGCTGTCGGAGCCAGGCAGCGGTCTGGCCTCTGCGTCCAGGGCTCTGCAGGCCACTGACCGCCCGAGTGAGGGCAGGGAGCCAGCGGGGCCGCGCGTCACAGCCTGAGCCTCACCCCTACCTGCATGTGCTTGGCCAGGCGGCCGGGCTGCAGGTGGAGCCGGTGCTCGTAGCTGCTCAGCCGCCTCCACTTCACTTCCTGGTACTGCAGCTCGAACTGCACCTTGGCCCCGGGCCCGAGGGTCACCTCTGTGTTGAAGTGCTCCATGTCCAGCGCCCGGCTCCTGGGGACAGGCAGCCCCGGGGAGGTCATTGCCCGCCCCCACGGGGCACAGGAGACCCAGAACTGAGGCAGAGGCACCAACGCCCTGGGCAGTCACACAGGCTGTCCCAAGGACCGCAGTGGTGGAGCCCACGGCCAGCGCCAGGCGCTCCCTGGAGCCTTTGTtcttcttgttgggtcacaccagcgatgctcaagggttactcctggctctgcactcaggaatcaccgctggcggTGTTCGGAGGACACAGGCGGGGATGAAGGGGCAGAGACGGCTGGCTGGCAGCCGCCCCTGCCGCGGCCTGGGGAGGAGTGGCGGGTCCCGGGGTCGCCCCTttcggggctggggggctgaCAGGCAGCAGGACCTGAGCCACAGGGCTGGTGCTGGaaagaccccccaccccacagccggGAGGCCAAGGGTGTCACTAAAGCAAACGACTGAGGTGACGCAGCGGGCACGGGTGACcgggtcccccccccccgtcgCTCTGGTGGTCCCCgagactaccaggagtgacccctgagtgcagagccaggagcaagccctgagcaaagtcaaGAGCGGCCCCAACCCCCAAAGAGCAAAACCCAACGCCACCTCGGTGCTTCTGCCTGGCCGGCGACCTCTGGGCCCACGGCCCCGGCCTCTCCGGCCGGCCGGCTGCCCTTTCGGAACAGCGGGGCGTTTCCGGGACGCGGTCGCCCAGCGCGGTGCCCACCCGCCTGCCACACGAGCGGCTTTCGGCAGTGAAGCGCCAGCTGGCCGCCCTCTGCCCCGCCTCTGCCCCGTGGCTGCGGGCGGCGGgtttgggggctgtgggggggctcgccctcccctccccgccctcaccTCACCAAGCCGGCAGTTTTGCCTTTCGCCCTGGCCTGTGAGGAGAGGGCGCGGGCCACCGTCTTCTCCTTGACGGAACTGGTGAAGGTCACGCCGTCCACAGTCCTAGAAGAGGTGACAAGGGCCCAGGGCGTCCCAGGAGGAGGCTCGGCCTGGCCCCCCAGAGAGCAGCCAGGGCATGTCCTGAGTGGGCCTCGGGCGTTTGCCCCACCCAGGGTCCGGAAGAGTCGCTCGTGTGCCCGGCGCAGAGCCGAGGGACGGGGCCTGCCTGAGGCAGTTCCTGCATCTCTGGCTTGCCAGAGGTCTTCGCGTCTAAAGGAAGTCACCTCTCCACAGAGGCAAGAagac includes:
- the ITIH2 gene encoding inter-alpha-trypsin inhibitor heavy chain H2 — encoded protein: MAVLACLLLWGLLSRAPAFETPHNELPDFAEYGELEELAPGGFRSVAEKQRQQRSISGEPGEAEEDADPLTLYSYKVQSTITSRVAHTVVEARLVNNGPRPQDAVFGVQVPRGAFLSNFSMTVDGVTFTSSVKEKTVARALSSQARAKGKTAGLVRSRALDMEHFNTEVTLGPGAKVQFELQYQEVKWRRLSSYEHRLHLQPGRLAKHMQVDVWIIEPQGIQFLHVPDTFDGHFVGVPVISKGQQKAHVAFRPTVAQQRKCPSCAETAVDGELVVVYDVSREAKAGELQVFNGYFVHFFAPENMDPIPKNILFVIDVSGSMWGIKMKQTVEAMKTILDDLRAEDRFSVVDFNHNIRTWRGDLVPATKTQVADAKKYIEKIQPSGGTNINEALLRAIFILSEASSLGLLEPSSVSLIILVSDGDPTVGELKLSKIQRNVKQSIPDNVSLFSLGIGFDVDYDFLKRLSNENRGIAQRIYGNQETASQLKKFYNQVSTPLLRNVQFNYPQTAVTDVTQNSFHNYFSGSEIVVAGKFDRNKLEQIQSFVTATSANTDLVLETLGQMEDLEDFLSNDKHADPDFTKKLWAYLTINQLLAERSLAPTAAAKRAITRQALQMSLEHHIVTPLTAMVIESEAGDERMLADSPPQDPSCCSGALYYGSKVAPGSIPSWASPSPTPMVPMPVKSAPVVEMTPPHVMRVENDPHFIIYLPKSQKNICFNIDSEPGKILSLVSDPESGISVNGQLVGAKRRERGKLSTYFGKLGFYFRHEDTRLEVSTEAITLTRGPRTSALSWSDTAHVSFQRVLVAVRRGRSLTVSLGGDMSFSVLLHRVWEKHPTNVDFLGIYIPPTDKFSPKAHGLLGQFMREPAIRIFNERPGKDPAKPEASMEVKGHKLSVTRGWQKDYRTDVVLGTDVPCWFVHNSGKGFIDGQYKDYFVPRLHSFLQRP